A DNA window from Pseudomonas sp. B21-056 contains the following coding sequences:
- a CDS encoding LPS-assembly protein LptD: MALKSPAFRRKFPLLVTGSLLALQPLASSFVVAAQQYDCSVSASGAWDCSPKTPAAALPPRPVHEGSAVADSGDTPAGSNSVEAAGDKPVLVTEAKGRGLKSRSADYSHLDWVPRENLTPAQLAETGPYCSGAYIEPTRPGMNDKTAKSDAPTFLGAKASRYEQEQQVATLAGDVVMRQGSMQVEADEASLYQAENRGELSGNVRVRDNGALIVGDHADVQLDTGEAKVDNAEYVMHKSRIRGNALYAKRAENAIIRLKDGTYTTCEPNSNAWTLKGNNITLNPATGFGTATNVTLRVKDIPVLYTPYIYFPIDDRRQSGFLPPTIGSGSDTGFLLVTPYYFNLAPNYDATLYPRYMSKRGLLMEGEFRYLTKSSEGQFGAAYLNDEEDERAKQSDYSKTRYMYNWQHKGGLDSRVLTEVDYTKISDPYYFQDLQTDQIGVESRDYVNQQGAVSYRGDNYTARVNAQAYQMATISKITPYNRLPQITFNGTLPQHPYGLDFAYKTEAVRFDRNLRDGLYSDEDGVTTPWLDTRVWGLARANGNRLNLAPVVSLPMNASYGYIKPSLKYQYTQYDLDLDGEGKSDIAGQTAEQDRLRGTYSSSQSRGVPIASIDSGLYFDRDTQWFGTNYRQTLEPRLFYLYVPEKDQSDIPVFDTSESTFSYSSLFRDNRFTGSDRVGDENKLSLGVTSRWIEENGFERQRVSVGQALYFKDREVQLPGIDFKTREDAKSNVSPYALEYEFRWNRDWRTTATYNWDPDTHSPRSGSAMFHYQPEDNPNKVINAGYRYRNDQVRYDEATGTWQVGGGDYGTPGTPGYVKDYYKIKQHDFSVIWPIVPQWNAISRWQYDYNRNRTLEAFGGFEYDNCCWKLRLINRYWVDYEEFSQAAPENEKGDHGVFLQIVLKGLGGLTGAKVESFLDKGIQGYREREDQAF; encoded by the coding sequence ATGGCATTGAAATCCCCCGCGTTTCGTAGAAAATTCCCGTTGCTGGTCACCGGCAGCCTGCTGGCCCTGCAACCCCTGGCCTCTTCATTCGTTGTCGCGGCGCAGCAGTATGACTGCTCCGTCTCCGCTTCGGGTGCCTGGGACTGTTCCCCCAAGACACCGGCCGCCGCATTGCCACCGCGTCCGGTGCATGAAGGCAGTGCCGTTGCCGACAGCGGCGACACTCCGGCCGGTAGCAATTCGGTTGAAGCAGCCGGCGACAAGCCGGTGCTGGTCACCGAAGCCAAGGGCCGCGGCCTGAAGTCGCGCAGTGCAGACTACAGCCACCTGGATTGGGTTCCACGGGAGAACCTCACCCCTGCGCAATTGGCCGAAACCGGCCCTTATTGCTCCGGTGCCTATATCGAGCCGACCCGTCCTGGCATGAATGACAAGACGGCCAAGAGCGACGCCCCCACCTTCCTCGGCGCCAAGGCTTCACGCTACGAGCAGGAGCAACAGGTGGCGACCCTGGCCGGTGACGTGGTCATGCGCCAGGGCAGCATGCAGGTCGAGGCGGACGAAGCCAGTCTTTACCAAGCCGAGAACCGTGGCGAGCTGAGCGGCAATGTGCGGGTCCGCGACAACGGCGCACTGATCGTCGGCGACCACGCCGATGTCCAGCTGGACACCGGCGAAGCCAAGGTCGACAACGCCGAATACGTGATGCACAAGTCGCGTATCCGCGGTAACGCGCTGTACGCCAAGCGTGCCGAAAACGCGATCATCCGCCTCAAGGACGGCACGTACACCACGTGCGAACCGAACAGCAACGCCTGGACGCTCAAGGGCAACAACATCACCCTGAACCCGGCCACCGGCTTCGGTACCGCGACCAACGTGACGCTGCGGGTCAAGGACATCCCGGTCCTCTATACACCTTATATCTACTTCCCGATCGACGACCGTCGCCAGTCCGGCTTCCTGCCACCGACTATCGGCAGCGGCAGCGACACCGGCTTCCTGTTGGTCACCCCGTACTACTTCAACCTGGCACCGAACTACGACGCCACGTTGTATCCGCGCTACATGAGCAAGCGCGGCCTGTTGATGGAAGGCGAATTCCGTTACCTGACCAAGTCCAGCGAAGGTCAGTTCGGCGCTGCGTACCTCAACGATGAAGAGGACGAGCGCGCCAAGCAGTCCGACTACAGCAAGACCCGCTACATGTACAACTGGCAGCACAAGGGCGGGCTGGACTCGCGCGTGCTGACGGAAGTCGACTACACCAAAATCAGCGACCCGTATTACTTCCAGGATTTGCAGACCGACCAGATCGGTGTCGAATCCAGGGATTACGTGAACCAGCAGGGTGCAGTCAGCTATCGCGGAGATAACTACACGGCGCGGGTGAATGCCCAGGCGTATCAGATGGCGACGATCTCGAAGATCACGCCGTATAACCGCCTGCCGCAGATCACCTTCAACGGCACCCTGCCACAGCATCCGTATGGGCTGGATTTCGCCTACAAGACGGAGGCGGTGCGGTTTGATCGTAATTTGCGAGACGGCCTCTACAGCGATGAAGACGGCGTCACGACGCCGTGGCTGGATACCCGGGTCTGGGGCCTTGCCCGCGCAAATGGTAATCGCCTGAATCTGGCACCGGTCGTCAGCCTGCCGATGAACGCAAGCTATGGCTATATCAAGCCGTCGCTCAAATACCAGTACACCCAATATGACCTCGACCTTGATGGTGAGGGCAAGTCGGACATCGCCGGGCAGACTGCCGAACAAGACCGCCTGCGAGGCACCTACAGCAGCAGCCAGAGCCGTGGAGTGCCAATCGCCAGCATCGACAGCGGCCTGTATTTCGACCGCGACACGCAGTGGTTCGGTACCAACTACCGTCAGACGCTGGAGCCTCGCCTGTTCTATCTCTACGTACCGGAGAAAGATCAGAGCGACATTCCCGTGTTCGACACCAGCGAATCGACCTTCAGCTACTCCTCGCTGTTCCGGGACAACCGCTTCACCGGTTCCGACCGCGTCGGCGACGAGAACAAGTTGTCCCTGGGCGTGACCAGCCGCTGGATCGAAGAAAACGGTTTCGAACGTCAGCGCGTCAGCGTCGGCCAGGCCCTGTACTTCAAGGATCGCGAAGTCCAGTTGCCAGGCATCGACTTCAAGACCCGCGAAGACGCCAAGTCGAACGTGTCTCCGTACGCCCTGGAATACGAATTCCGCTGGAATCGCGACTGGCGCACCACTGCCACCTATAACTGGGACCCGGACACCCACAGCCCACGCTCGGGCAGTGCGATGTTCCACTATCAGCCGGAAGACAATCCGAACAAGGTCATCAACGCCGGTTATCGCTATCGTAACGACCAGGTCCGTTATGACGAGGCCACCGGTACATGGCAAGTGGGTGGCGGCGACTACGGTACCCCGGGCACACCTGGCTACGTGAAGGACTACTACAAGATCAAGCAGCACGATTTCTCGGTCATCTGGCCGATCGTGCCACAGTGGAACGCTATCAGCCGTTGGCAGTATGACTACAACCGCAACCGTACCCTGGAAGCCTTCGGCGGTTTCGAATACGACAACTGCTGCTGGAAACTGCGCCTGATCAACCGTTACTGGGTCGACTACGAAGAGTTTAGTCAAGCCGCCCCGGAAAACGAAAAAGGCGACCACGGCGTCTTCCTCCAAATTGTCCTGAAGGGACTCGGCGGCCTCACCGGCGCCAAGGTAGAGAGCTTCCTCGACAAAGGCATCCAAGGTTATCGTGAACGTGAAGACCAAGCTTTCTGA